A single region of the Selenomonas sp. oral taxon 920 genome encodes:
- a CDS encoding TetR/AcrR family transcriptional regulator, with protein sequence MGRRERKKLQSRRTILEAAISEFSKKGYKETSVADIMGTADLGIGTFYNYFSSKEDLLFSLLGRLGETIRMALAEARAAERTSLELLEVGARVTAKFLDENRYVMPLFLSASHHGAPHAAEGIPPHASGENPSGSRMAPQIKQVFTEIIREGQAAGEIRSDVPVDLIAEMFHSLYQAAAFSQLDLTFQENIALKTRLLLDGIRKRNEQPPCD encoded by the coding sequence ATGGGACGTCGGGAGCGCAAGAAGCTGCAGTCGCGACGCACGATTCTCGAAGCTGCGATCAGCGAATTCTCGAAGAAGGGCTACAAGGAGACCTCGGTTGCGGATATCATGGGCACCGCAGATCTCGGCATTGGGACTTTTTACAATTATTTCAGTTCGAAAGAGGATCTGCTGTTCTCCCTGCTCGGGCGTCTTGGTGAGACGATCCGCATGGCTCTCGCTGAGGCACGTGCAGCGGAGCGCACGTCGCTCGAACTTCTTGAGGTGGGGGCGCGTGTGACGGCGAAGTTCCTCGATGAGAACCGCTACGTCATGCCGCTCTTTCTCTCGGCGTCGCATCATGGTGCACCACATGCTGCTGAGGGCATACCCCCGCACGCATCTGGGGAAAATCCATCGGGCAGCCGTATGGCACCGCAGATCAAGCAGGTGTTCACAGAGATCATTCGTGAGGGGCAGGCAGCGGGGGAGATCCGCAGTGATGTGCCGGTCGATCTGATCGCGGAGATGTTCCACTCGCTCTATCAGGCAGCGGCGTTCAGTCAGCTGGATCTGACGTTTCAGGAGAACATTGCGCTCAAGACGCGTTTGCTTCTCGATGGGATTCGCAAGCGGAATGAGCAGCCCCCCTGCGATTGA
- the mtaB gene encoding tRNA (N(6)-L-threonylcarbamoyladenosine(37)-C(2))-methylthiotransferase MtaB translates to MRAAFMTLGCKVNQFETETMEGLFRARGYEVVPFETAADVYVINTCSVTHLSDRKSRQLIRRAARTNPAACIAVTGCYAQVAPEEIRALEGVRVVIGTKERARIVDYVEASLRADTGVAGTITDIMQARVFEDIPLHAMPHRTRAFLKIEDGCQNFCTFCIIPYARGPVKSRELSAVAREMRLLTEAGFHEVVLTGIHLGAYGIDLVARPTLADACRTALAEKGLRRLRLGSLESVELSAELLELMRTEPRFAAHLHLPLQAGSDNVLRAMNRHYTTEQFAQLVADVRAAVPGVAISTDIIVGFPGETEEDFAAGLAFVRAMGFARMHVFPYSARKGTPAARRTDQVPPMVRRERAARMQALAEELAEAYHRTQLGSAQEVLFETTEDGVTDGLTETYVRVYTDAPVTRGEIVPVRLTHLYKDGVWGEMA, encoded by the coding sequence GTGAGGGCTGCGTTTATGACGCTCGGCTGCAAGGTGAACCAGTTCGAGACGGAGACGATGGAGGGGCTGTTCCGCGCACGCGGCTATGAGGTCGTGCCGTTTGAGACGGCGGCGGATGTGTATGTTATCAATACGTGCTCGGTGACGCATCTGAGCGACCGCAAGTCGCGCCAGCTGATCCGCCGCGCAGCGCGTACGAATCCAGCTGCCTGCATTGCGGTGACAGGCTGCTACGCGCAGGTCGCGCCTGAGGAGATCCGTGCACTCGAAGGGGTGCGCGTGGTGATCGGGACGAAGGAGCGCGCGCGCATCGTGGACTATGTGGAGGCATCCCTGCGTGCGGATACGGGGGTGGCGGGGACAATTACGGATATCATGCAGGCGCGCGTCTTTGAGGATATCCCGCTGCACGCTATGCCGCACCGTACGCGCGCGTTCCTGAAGATCGAGGACGGCTGCCAGAATTTCTGCACGTTCTGCATCATCCCATATGCGCGCGGCCCCGTGAAGTCGCGCGAGCTCTCTGCCGTCGCGCGCGAGATGCGTCTGTTGACGGAGGCGGGATTTCACGAGGTGGTGCTGACGGGCATCCATCTCGGGGCGTATGGGATTGATCTCGTGGCACGTCCGACGCTTGCGGACGCGTGCCGCACGGCGCTCGCGGAGAAAGGACTGCGGCGGCTGCGGCTCGGTTCTCTGGAGTCGGTGGAGCTCTCAGCGGAGCTCCTCGAACTGATGCGGACAGAGCCGCGTTTCGCGGCGCATCTGCATCTGCCGCTGCAGGCGGGGAGTGATAACGTGCTGCGCGCGATGAACCGTCACTATACGACGGAACAGTTCGCACAGCTCGTCGCGGATGTGCGTGCGGCGGTGCCGGGGGTGGCGATCTCGACGGACATCATCGTGGGCTTTCCGGGGGAGACGGAGGAGGACTTTGCGGCGGGGCTCGCGTTCGTGCGTGCGATGGGATTTGCGCGGATGCACGTCTTTCCGTATTCGGCGCGCAAGGGGACGCCCGCGGCACGGCGCACGGATCAGGTACCGCCGATGGTGCGCAGGGAGCGTGCGGCACGGATGCAGGCACTCGCGGAGGAACTGGCAGAGGCGTATCACCGCACGCAGCTCGGCTCTGCCCAAGAGGTGCTCTTTGAAACGACGGAGGACGGCGTGACGGACGGGCTGACGGAGACGTATGTGCGCGTCTATACGGATGCGCCCGTGACACGCGGCGAGATTGTTCCCGTGCGGCTCACGCACCTCTACAAAGACGGTGTGTGGGGTGAGATGGCGTGA
- the fliD gene encoding flagellar filament capping protein FliD, protein MATITQMTGAARSIYSSLYANNSRTDATAALFADQNRKHRGSSYYSTQYRGTESSAKELRSIMDIANQARSLRKSYAETSSRFYAEYDSNMKDLRKSAGKLSNTDFQLSSTDITTNADGSKTYSDRLKSAISNVKDLVSEYNETNDFLRENKSLGKGVRQLTTEFSDTTYKADSYAKMGITVDAKTGNMSVNESRLARALTDSPAQSEAILGRGGLAGRADRHAQYAQMARSRVIPSMEQAIGSQLNYASNLLNGRSLPTMSRYSNMLNLFSIYV, encoded by the coding sequence ATGGCGACAATCACACAGATGACCGGCGCCGCGCGCAGCATCTACAGCTCGCTCTACGCGAACAACTCGCGCACGGACGCAACGGCAGCACTCTTCGCCGATCAGAACCGCAAACACCGCGGTTCGAGTTACTACTCCACACAGTACAGAGGCACGGAGTCCAGTGCAAAGGAACTGCGCTCCATCATGGATATTGCGAATCAGGCACGCAGCCTGCGCAAGTCCTACGCGGAGACCAGCTCACGGTTCTACGCCGAGTACGACTCGAACATGAAGGATCTCCGGAAGTCCGCCGGCAAACTCAGCAATACGGACTTCCAACTGAGCAGCACCGACATCACGACCAACGCAGACGGGTCCAAGACCTACAGCGACCGCCTCAAAAGCGCCATCAGCAACGTCAAGGATCTCGTCAGTGAGTACAACGAGACGAATGACTTCCTGCGCGAGAACAAGAGCCTCGGCAAGGGTGTCCGTCAGCTCACGACCGAGTTCTCTGACACCACGTACAAGGCGGACTCCTATGCCAAGATGGGCATTACCGTCGATGCCAAAACAGGTAATATGAGCGTGAATGAGAGCCGCCTGGCCCGTGCTCTCACGGACTCCCCCGCACAGTCCGAGGCAATCCTCGGCAGGGGCGGACTCGCCGGACGTGCCGACCGTCACGCACAGTATGCCCAGATGGCACGCAGCCGCGTCATCCCCTCGATGGAGCAGGCGATCGGCAGCCAGCTCAACTACGCGTCGAACCTGCTGAACGGCAGATCGCTGCCCACCATGTCGCGCTACTCGAACATGCTGAACCTCTTCAGCATCTACGTCTAA
- a CDS encoding YjfB family protein: MDLTMDIAQMSVGMHQMQAQQSLGIAVAKMAMDSGKDALELIEESTASLDPSLGNSIDVSA; this comes from the coding sequence ATGGATCTCACAATGGATATCGCACAGATGTCGGTCGGTATGCACCAGATGCAGGCACAGCAGAGCCTTGGCATCGCCGTCGCAAAGATGGCAATGGACTCCGGCAAGGACGCTCTCGAACTCATCGAGGAAAGCACTGCAAGCCTTGACCCGAGCCTTGGAAACAGCATCGACGTATCTGCATAA
- a CDS encoding S-layer homology domain-containing protein: MKKTLVSALATALVVGAASTTFAAANPFSDVPRDHWAYDAVTQLASDGVIEGYGDGTYRGDRNITRYEMAQMTAKAMAKGDMSASDRALVDRLAAEFADELNNLGVRVSNLEKHADMVKWNGKLEYTYESKRSETGDTLEDSKGNKHKKINSDLLLFRLEPTAEVNNHWTVNARLDATTNMKKDSGIDDDDKDQARVQLKRAWAQGDYDSFMVKLGKMELASAEGYTGAGNLVLDREFSGAEVSFGKNVSVKLQAGQVNDLDGVHANYQGAELQHNSDKWLAGLAYYRFKSDGLKGELKNANDTTAAVWAVNAGYRFDKNVQLSGAYARMNDAKESKMKKSYQFGLDYKGASSEDQGSWGAYVAYRYLGSASPAATEDGALFQTKGIELGTNYTLWKNVILSAKYFKGKNILDTSDKVSHLFGRVEFLF; encoded by the coding sequence ATGAAGAAGACTCTCGTATCCGCACTTGCAACGGCTCTCGTTGTCGGTGCAGCAAGCACCACGTTCGCAGCTGCGAACCCGTTCTCCGATGTGCCCCGTGATCACTGGGCATACGATGCTGTGACGCAGCTCGCCTCCGATGGCGTCATCGAGGGCTACGGCGACGGCACGTATCGCGGCGACCGCAACATCACGCGTTACGAGATGGCGCAGATGACGGCGAAGGCGATGGCAAAGGGCGATATGTCCGCTTCGGATCGTGCGCTCGTTGACCGCCTCGCTGCTGAGTTCGCTGACGAGCTCAACAACCTCGGCGTTCGCGTCTCAAACCTCGAGAAGCACGCTGACATGGTGAAGTGGAACGGCAAGCTCGAGTATACCTATGAGAGCAAGCGCAGCGAGACGGGCGACACGCTTGAGGATTCCAAAGGAAATAAGCACAAGAAGATCAACAGCGATCTTCTCCTCTTCCGCCTTGAGCCGACGGCTGAGGTCAACAACCACTGGACGGTCAATGCACGTCTCGATGCAACAACCAACATGAAGAAGGACAGCGGCATTGATGACGATGACAAGGATCAGGCACGCGTTCAGCTGAAGCGCGCATGGGCGCAGGGCGACTATGACAGCTTCATGGTAAAGCTCGGCAAGATGGAGCTCGCCTCCGCTGAGGGCTACACGGGTGCGGGCAACCTCGTTCTCGACCGTGAGTTCTCGGGTGCAGAGGTCAGCTTCGGCAAGAATGTCAGCGTCAAGCTGCAGGCTGGTCAGGTGAATGACCTTGATGGTGTACATGCGAACTATCAGGGTGCAGAGCTTCAGCACAACAGCGACAAGTGGCTCGCCGGTCTCGCATACTATCGCTTCAAGTCCGATGGACTCAAGGGCGAGCTCAAGAACGCCAACGACACGACGGCAGCTGTCTGGGCAGTGAATGCGGGCTACCGCTTCGACAAGAACGTTCAGCTCTCGGGTGCATATGCACGCATGAACGATGCAAAAGAGTCCAAGATGAAGAAGTCCTATCAGTTCGGTCTGGACTACAAGGGCGCATCGTCTGAGGATCAGGGTTCGTGGGGCGCATATGTTGCGTACCGTTACCTCGGTTCGGCTTCTCCGGCTGCAACAGAGGATGGTGCTCTCTTCCAGACAAAAGGTATCGAGCTCGGAACGAACTACACGCTCTGGAAGAACGTTATCCTCTCCGCGAAGTACTTCAAGGGCAAGAACATTCTCGACACGAGCGACAAGGTTTCGCACCTCTTCGGCCGCGTTGAGTTCCTGTTCTAA
- a CDS encoding Txe/YoeB family addiction module toxin, with translation MQRSPLDGLGKSEPLKGNLRGWWSRRIDETNRIVYYEQNGIIHIASCRGHYEK, from the coding sequence ATTCAGAGAAGTCCTCTCGATGGGCTTGGCAAGTCGGAGCCGCTGAAAGGAAATCTTCGCGGATGGTGGAGCAGACGTATTGATGAGACGAATCGTATTGTTTATTATGAACAAAACGGGATTATTCACATTGCCTCCTGTCGTGGACATTACGAAAAGTAA
- a CDS encoding type II toxin-antitoxin system YoeB family toxin yields MGLLWEDRAWEEYLYWQTQDRKTLKRLNAISAIFREVLSMGLASRSR; encoded by the coding sequence ATGGGGCTGCTTTGGGAAGATCGTGCGTGGGAAGAGTATCTGTACTGGCAGACGCAGGATCGAAAGACACTGAAACGGCTCAATGCCATCTCCGCGATATTCAGAGAAGTCCTCTCGATGGGCTTGGCAAGTCGGAGCCGCTGA
- a CDS encoding type II toxin-antitoxin system RelB/DinJ family antitoxin, with protein sequence MAQASVSIRMDADLKRQFDEFCSEIGMTMTTAFCVFAKTAVRERKIPFEISAERSNDPFYSPSNIRYLEELKRDIEMGKAHFSEHELIEVD encoded by the coding sequence ATGGCACAGGCAAGTGTGAGCATCCGTATGGATGCGGACCTCAAGCGGCAGTTTGATGAGTTTTGCTCCGAGATCGGGATGACGATGACGACTGCGTTCTGCGTCTTTGCAAAGACAGCGGTGCGCGAGCGCAAAATCCCGTTCGAGATCTCGGCGGAACGCAGTAATGATCCGTTTTATTCGCCAAGCAATATCCGTTACTTGGAAGAATTGAAGCGTGATATTGAGATGGGGAAGGCACATTTTTCTGAGCATGAGTTGATTGAGGTAGATTGA
- a CDS encoding ABC transporter ATP-binding protein produces the protein MSAGLMARDLSVKIAGKEILHGLSVDIAAGRRTAIVGPNGAGKTTLLRALAGLNRRYTGEIQLDGRELGSYTEKELARVRAILPQERTAAQGLTVEQLVTYGRFAHANLFQTRSDPEDREAIAWAMETAHVSAFAEREVHTLSGGERQRVFLAMALSQRPRLLLLDEPTTYLDVAHQLRVMEIISQLNRIHGMTILMVLHDMAHAMQYADEIVLMQRGRVVHAGTPADVLTEERIADVFGVRVEIFTNSRGIRVPSPVALVGERSASK, from the coding sequence ATGAGTGCGGGACTTATGGCGCGTGATCTCAGCGTCAAAATTGCGGGCAAGGAGATCCTGCACGGGCTCAGCGTCGATATCGCCGCAGGGCGGCGCACTGCCATTGTTGGCCCCAACGGCGCGGGCAAGACCACCCTCCTGCGTGCCCTCGCCGGACTGAACCGCCGCTATACGGGCGAGATTCAGCTGGATGGACGCGAACTCGGCAGTTACACCGAGAAGGAGCTTGCACGCGTGCGTGCCATCCTGCCGCAGGAACGTACGGCAGCGCAGGGGCTGACTGTGGAGCAGCTTGTAACGTACGGACGATTTGCTCATGCGAACCTCTTTCAGACGCGCTCAGACCCGGAGGACAGAGAGGCAATCGCGTGGGCGATGGAGACCGCGCACGTCTCCGCATTTGCGGAGCGCGAGGTGCATACCCTCTCGGGCGGCGAGCGGCAGCGCGTCTTTCTTGCGATGGCGCTCAGTCAGCGCCCGCGCCTCCTGCTCCTCGACGAGCCGACCACCTACCTCGATGTGGCGCATCAGCTGCGCGTCATGGAGATCATCTCACAGCTCAACCGCATACATGGTATGACGATCCTCATGGTGCTGCACGATATGGCGCATGCCATGCAGTATGCCGACGAGATCGTCCTGATGCAGAGGGGGCGCGTCGTCCATGCGGGTACGCCCGCCGACGTGCTCACGGAGGAACGCATTGCCGACGTGTTCGGCGTCCGCGTCGAGATCTTCACGAACTCCCGCGGCATCCGTGTCCCGTCTCCCGTGGCACTGGTGGGGGAACGATCTGCGTCAAAATAA
- a CDS encoding FecCD family ABC transporter permease, with protein MKKRILLLVLFAVLAVLAMLLSAAKGSVDIPIGEIIGILSGTQSGANAQILWNIRLPRTIVAALVGINLSLSGAILQAILRNPLADPHIIGISSGAGLAGIFIMLMLPGAAWLITPAAFGGAMLAALLIYILAWRDGIRPTRIILAGVAVSAFLGAGISALMILYSDRVHSALMWMVGGLSARSWPHVEMLLPYTVAAGLLALLAAQRLNILQLGDDMARGIGLAVERTRILLTAVAALLAASAVSVVGLLGFVGLIVPHAARLMIGADYRFLLPAAALLGIAVVTLSDTAARLLFAPLELPVGIIMAAVGAPFFLYLLRRQL; from the coding sequence ATGAAAAAACGCATCCTGCTCCTCGTCCTCTTTGCCGTGCTTGCGGTGCTTGCAATGCTCCTCTCTGCCGCGAAAGGGTCTGTTGACATCCCCATTGGGGAGATCATCGGCATCCTGAGCGGCACACAGAGCGGAGCAAACGCACAGATCCTCTGGAACATCCGCCTTCCGCGCACCATCGTCGCCGCACTCGTCGGCATCAACCTCTCTCTTTCGGGGGCGATCCTGCAGGCGATCCTCAGAAATCCGCTCGCCGACCCGCACATCATCGGCATCTCGTCCGGTGCGGGTCTTGCGGGCATTTTTATCATGCTCATGCTGCCGGGGGCGGCGTGGCTCATCACCCCTGCCGCGTTCGGCGGCGCGATGCTTGCCGCACTCCTCATCTATATCCTCGCGTGGCGCGACGGCATCCGCCCGACGCGCATCATCCTCGCGGGCGTTGCCGTGTCAGCGTTTCTCGGCGCGGGTATCTCCGCGCTGATGATCCTCTACAGCGACCGCGTGCACAGCGCACTTATGTGGATGGTCGGAGGGCTCTCCGCGCGCAGCTGGCCGCACGTCGAGATGCTGCTGCCGTACACTGTCGCAGCGGGACTCCTCGCGCTCCTCGCCGCGCAGCGGCTCAACATCCTGCAGCTCGGCGACGACATGGCACGCGGCATTGGGCTCGCCGTCGAGCGCACACGCATCCTTCTCACGGCGGTCGCCGCGCTCCTCGCCGCGAGCGCCGTCTCTGTGGTCGGACTCCTCGGCTTCGTCGGGCTGATTGTTCCCCATGCGGCGCGCCTCATGATCGGAGCGGACTATCGCTTCCTGCTCCCTGCGGCGGCGCTCCTCGGCATCGCCGTCGTCACCCTCAGCGATACGGCGGCACGGCTGCTGTTTGCTCCCTTGGAACTTCCTGTGGGCATCATCATGGCTGCAGTCGGTGCGCCGTTCTTTCTCTATCTTCTGAGGAGGCAGCTATGA
- a CDS encoding ABC transporter substrate-binding protein — protein sequence MMKQWALALFTATSLLLTACGTPAAENTNAAGAYASITDDNGRTVTFDKKPERIVVTSASFLEPLYAVGGSVVGRPDSKSKIPDAAKDVTSIGRVYQIDAEKIIALQPDLVILNKGMNEKLVDTLAANNIKTLILDMKSFEDVKREIGTFATLTGEKAKGDELIRKMDADIEAVRASIPQEKKRVAIIHSTGQGLSVQLDGSIAGNIANILGWENTAAGMPALDKNPDAAPYSMETLVAQNPDIIFVTSMGEEAEIRASMEAMFAESPAWQSVGAIRDGRVYYLPQEMFLFSPGIDYPKAVQYMARLVYP from the coding sequence ATGATGAAACAGTGGGCACTTGCCCTTTTCACGGCGACATCACTTCTTCTCACTGCCTGCGGCACACCTGCGGCGGAGAATACGAATGCGGCCGGCGCGTATGCCTCCATTACGGACGACAACGGGCGCACCGTCACATTTGACAAGAAGCCCGAGCGCATTGTCGTCACCTCCGCCTCCTTCCTCGAGCCGCTCTACGCCGTCGGCGGCAGTGTCGTCGGCCGCCCCGATTCAAAGTCGAAGATCCCCGATGCGGCGAAGGATGTCACGAGCATCGGCAGAGTCTACCAGATCGACGCGGAGAAGATCATCGCACTGCAGCCCGACCTCGTCATCCTAAACAAAGGAATGAATGAGAAGCTCGTCGATACCCTCGCCGCGAACAACATCAAGACACTCATCCTCGACATGAAGAGCTTCGAGGACGTAAAGCGCGAGATCGGAACATTTGCGACGCTCACGGGCGAGAAGGCAAAGGGGGACGAACTCATTCGCAAGATGGATGCAGACATCGAAGCCGTCCGCGCCTCCATCCCGCAGGAAAAAAAGCGTGTCGCCATCATCCACAGCACGGGACAGGGCCTCTCCGTCCAGCTTGACGGCAGCATTGCGGGCAACATTGCAAACATCCTCGGCTGGGAGAACACAGCGGCGGGGATGCCCGCGCTGGACAAGAACCCCGATGCCGCGCCCTACAGCATGGAGACGCTCGTCGCGCAGAACCCCGACATCATCTTTGTCACGAGCATGGGTGAGGAGGCGGAGATCCGCGCCTCGATGGAGGCGATGTTCGCGGAGAGCCCCGCGTGGCAGAGCGTCGGCGCGATCCGTGACGGACGCGTCTACTACCTGCCGCAGGAGATGTTCCTGTTCAGCCCCGGCATCGACTACCCAAAGGCAGTACAGTACATGGCGAGGCTTGTCTATCCATGA
- the cobI gene encoding precorrin-2 C(20)-methyltransferase, whose amino-acid sequence MRGTFYGIGVGPGDPELLTVKAIKAIEAADVLIAPKTEKKDGSVALEIARPYLKKDIEIVYQVFPMVKDFAEDTGAWEANKAEILALLNAGKNVAFLTLGDPMFFSTYIYVFRLLEHEDVNIVTIPGIPAFIAIGSRVGRPIVEGNDVLAIIPGTAEQERLEEVMAVASSAVVMKVYHNSAEIIDLLRRNNMTKEAVLVSRAGLDDERIIYDLEAHADEKLNYLSTILTRRS is encoded by the coding sequence ATGCGCGGAACATTCTATGGCATCGGCGTCGGCCCCGGCGACCCCGAGCTTCTCACCGTCAAGGCAATCAAGGCAATCGAGGCGGCGGATGTCCTCATTGCCCCCAAGACGGAGAAGAAGGACGGCAGTGTCGCTCTCGAAATCGCACGCCCGTACCTGAAAAAAGATATCGAGATCGTTTACCAAGTCTTTCCGATGGTAAAGGATTTCGCGGAAGACACGGGCGCGTGGGAGGCGAACAAGGCGGAGATCCTTGCACTCCTGAATGCGGGCAAAAACGTTGCCTTTTTGACGCTCGGCGATCCCATGTTCTTCAGCACCTACATCTATGTGTTCCGTCTCCTCGAACATGAGGACGTGAACATCGTCACCATCCCCGGCATACCTGCCTTTATCGCCATCGGCAGCCGCGTCGGCCGCCCAATCGTGGAGGGCAACGACGTGCTCGCCATCATCCCCGGCACGGCGGAGCAGGAGCGCCTTGAGGAGGTCATGGCGGTCGCGAGCAGTGCCGTTGTCATGAAGGTCTACCACAACTCCGCTGAGATCATCGACCTCCTGCGGCGCAACAACATGACGAAGGAGGCGGTGCTGGTCAGCCGTGCGGGGCTCGACGACGAGCGCATCATTTACGACCTCGAAGCCCACGCGGATGAGAAGCTGAACTACCTCTCCACCATCCTTACACGGAGGAGCTGA
- a CDS encoding sodium ion-translocating decarboxylase subunit beta yields MDFINAFTVSLQAVVDGSGFVGMSGGNVIMIGVGLVLLYLAFARDFEPLLLSPIAFGCILANIPFNGFEEPGVMSAIGMGIKYEIFPPLIFLGVGAMTDFGPLIARPSSLLMGAAAQFGVFVALLGAMMLDFTAQEAGSIGIIGGADGPTSIYLATKMAPHLLGAIAVAAYTYMALVPLIQPPVMKLLTTKKEREVVMEQAREVTKFERIAFPIVSTIFISLLLPSITALLGMLMLGNLFRESGVTDRLSDTAQNALINTVTIFLALGTGLTMSAESFLVKETILIICLGLVAFIFGTAAGVVLGKIMCRATGWKVNPLIGSAGVSAVPMAARVSQIVGIKAKPGNYLLMHAMGPNVAGVIGTAVAAGTMLAMLM; encoded by the coding sequence ATGGATTTTATCAATGCGTTTACTGTCTCCCTGCAGGCAGTTGTTGACGGCAGCGGATTTGTCGGCATGAGCGGCGGCAACGTTATCATGATTGGTGTCGGACTTGTCTTGCTCTACCTCGCGTTTGCACGTGACTTCGAGCCGCTGCTCCTGAGCCCGATTGCCTTCGGCTGTATCCTCGCGAACATTCCGTTCAACGGCTTTGAGGAGCCGGGAGTCATGTCCGCGATCGGCATGGGTATCAAATACGAGATCTTCCCGCCGCTCATCTTCCTCGGTGTCGGTGCGATGACGGACTTCGGTCCGCTGATTGCACGGCCCTCGAGCCTGCTCATGGGTGCGGCGGCACAGTTCGGTGTTTTCGTCGCCCTGCTCGGCGCGATGATGCTTGACTTCACGGCACAGGAAGCGGGCTCCATCGGCATCATCGGCGGCGCGGACGGTCCGACCTCGATCTACCTCGCGACCAAGATGGCGCCGCATCTCCTCGGTGCAATCGCCGTTGCGGCATACACCTACATGGCACTCGTGCCGCTCATTCAGCCGCCCGTTATGAAGCTCCTCACCACAAAGAAAGAGCGTGAGGTCGTCATGGAGCAGGCTCGTGAGGTCACGAAGTTCGAGCGCATCGCGTTCCCGATTGTCTCGACCATCTTCATCAGTCTGCTGCTGCCGTCCATCACGGCACTGCTCGGCATGCTGATGCTCGGCAACCTCTTCCGCGAGAGCGGCGTGACGGATCGTCTCTCCGATACGGCGCAGAACGCCCTCATCAACACGGTCACGATCTTCCTCGCACTCGGCACGGGTCTCACGATGAGCGCGGAGAGCTTCCTCGTCAAGGAGACCATTCTCATCATCTGCCTTGGTCTCGTCGCATTCATCTTCGGCACGGCGGCGGGCGTTGTCCTCGGCAAGATCATGTGCCGTGCGACGGGCTGGAAGGTCAACCCCCTCATCGGCTCTGCGGGCGTCTCCGCTGTTCCGATGGCGGCGCGCGTCAGCCAGATCGTCGGCATCAAGGCAAAGCCTGGCAACTACCTCCTCATGCACGCCATGGGGCCGAACGTCGCCGGGGTTATCGGCACCGCGGTTGCGGCAGGTACGATGCTCGCGATGCTGATGTAA
- a CDS encoding OadG family protein: protein MHQPVTDNPFVIMVINMVIVFAVLTAIWGLIELTHLLDPTKKKAEPPASAPAAPAPAPAAPVAPAVPTGLSTETVAVIAAAVTACGYSAEQIHAIRPAEQPAWRNFGRTQGMRTPR, encoded by the coding sequence ATGCATCAACCCGTAACCGACAATCCTTTTGTCATCATGGTCATCAACATGGTCATCGTCTTTGCTGTGTTGACAGCGATCTGGGGGCTCATCGAGCTGACCCATTTGCTTGACCCGACGAAGAAGAAGGCGGAGCCGCCCGCATCCGCCCCTGCCGCTCCCGCGCCTGCCCCCGCAGCCCCCGTTGCCCCTGCCGTACCCACAGGGCTCAGCACGGAGACCGTCGCTGTTATTGCGGCTGCCGTCACCGCCTGTGGCTACAGCGCCGAGCAGATCCACGCGATCCGTCCGGCAGAGCAGCCTGCATGGCGCAACTTCGGACGCACACAGGGTATGCGCACGCCGCGCTGA
- a CDS encoding glutaredoxin: MKHLIMIEMEGCPYCANAHRAMDALRAEGYDEDVCVIFLDENKQPEQVQPFAGEYYYVPSIFMDGEKLYEAQPGDSYDKIYAAVKRAFDAARAD, encoded by the coding sequence ATGAAACACCTGATTATGATCGAGATGGAGGGCTGTCCCTACTGTGCAAACGCGCATCGTGCAATGGATGCGCTGCGTGCCGAGGGCTATGATGAGGACGTGTGCGTCATATTTCTTGACGAGAACAAACAACCGGAACAGGTGCAGCCGTTCGCGGGGGAGTACTATTACGTCCCGAGCATCTTCATGGACGGGGAAAAGCTCTACGAGGCGCAGCCGGGAGACAGTTATGATAAAATTTATGCCGCGGTGAAGCGCGCCTTCGACGCGGCACGTGCGGATTGA